The following are encoded in a window of Prochlorococcus marinus CUG1417 genomic DNA:
- a CDS encoding pyridoxal phosphate-dependent aminotransferase — translation MSQVNLSDRALSIEPSLTLQISAKANQLSAEGVDICNLSAGEPDFDAPKEVIEATSKAIFDGFTKYGPAAGNLDLRKAIANKLQIQNDLNYEFENVMVTNGAKQAIYNLFQVLLNTGDEVIIPSPYWLSYPQMVRLAGGKPIFTNSSAEDGFKINIEDLKSKISSKTKFIIINSPNNPTGRVISKKELLQIADLVRENPNINILSDEIYELILKKEFKHYSLSSLANDLKDRIFIINGFAKGWAMTGWRIGYLVGPKDVIKASSALQSQSTSNVCSFVQKGALEALKINNEFFSMINSHYDHRRRLLYEGLNNINGIYIEEPNGAFYAFPKLPNSSITSVDFCNKALQDYGLVVVPGKAFGADQYIRISCAASEVKIHDGLQRIEKAISEYY, via the coding sequence ATGAGTCAAGTTAATTTATCTGATCGGGCACTTTCAATTGAGCCTTCTCTTACATTGCAGATAAGTGCTAAAGCAAATCAATTATCTGCAGAAGGAGTAGATATTTGCAATTTAAGTGCAGGAGAACCTGATTTTGATGCCCCAAAAGAAGTCATAGAGGCTACAAGTAAAGCTATATTTGATGGATTTACAAAGTACGGGCCCGCAGCGGGGAATTTAGATCTCCGAAAAGCAATTGCAAATAAACTTCAAATTCAAAACGATTTAAATTATGAATTTGAAAATGTAATGGTCACAAATGGGGCTAAGCAAGCAATATATAATCTTTTCCAAGTCTTGTTAAATACTGGAGACGAAGTTATTATTCCTTCTCCATATTGGTTAAGTTATCCCCAGATGGTTAGATTGGCAGGTGGGAAGCCAATTTTTACAAATTCTTCAGCAGAAGATGGATTCAAAATAAACATAGAAGATTTGAAGTCTAAAATCTCTTCAAAAACTAAATTTATAATTATCAATTCTCCAAATAATCCTACTGGAAGAGTTATATCAAAGAAAGAATTATTACAAATTGCCGATTTAGTTAGAGAAAATCCAAATATCAATATTCTTTCTGATGAGATTTACGAACTAATCCTTAAAAAAGAATTTAAACACTACAGTTTATCTTCATTAGCAAATGACTTAAAAGATAGGATTTTTATAATAAATGGATTTGCGAAAGGATGGGCTATGACTGGCTGGAGGATAGGTTATTTAGTAGGTCCCAAAGATGTAATAAAAGCATCCTCAGCATTACAAAGTCAAAGTACAAGTAATGTTTGCTCTTTTGTTCAAAAAGGTGCTTTAGAGGCTTTAAAAATTAATAATGAGTTTTTCTCAATGATAAATAGCCATTATGATCATAGAAGAAGACTTCTTTATGAGGGCCTTAATAATATAAATGGTATTTATATTGAAGAACCTAACGGAGCATTTTACGCATTTCCAAAATTACCTAATTCCTCAATTACTTCTGTTGATTTCTGCAATAAAGCTCTTCAAGATTACGGATTAGTTGTTGTACCCGGAAAAGCTTTTGGGGCTGATCAATATATAAGAATATCTTGCGCAGCTTCAGAGGTAAAAATACATGATGGACTACAAAGGATTGAAAAAGCAATCTCTGAATACTATTAA
- a CDS encoding uracil-DNA glycosylase, whose amino-acid sequence MKRLVIGRGSVFADLVIIGEAPGAQEDLEGKPYVGKSGKLLNELLIHAGIDYQKDVYFCNVIKCRPPNNRKPTSREINIHKPWLLQQIKLVDPKFILLTGSTAMRAILEIKDPISNLRGQWIQKDGREIMVIFHPSYLLRFPSKEINKPYHLTLKDLENVSSKLYAL is encoded by the coding sequence GTGAAAAGGTTAGTAATTGGGAGAGGAAGTGTATTTGCAGATTTGGTAATAATTGGTGAAGCACCTGGAGCACAAGAAGATTTAGAAGGAAAACCTTATGTAGGTAAATCTGGTAAGTTATTAAACGAATTATTAATACATGCTGGGATTGACTATCAGAAGGATGTTTATTTTTGTAATGTAATTAAATGTCGTCCACCAAATAATAGAAAACCCACTAGTAGAGAAATTAATATTCATAAACCTTGGTTATTACAGCAAATAAAGCTAGTTGATCCAAAATTTATATTACTTACTGGTTCTACTGCAATGAGAGCTATTTTAGAAATTAAAGATCCTATAAGTAATTTAAGAGGTCAATGGATTCAAAAAGATGGGAGAGAAATTATGGTAATTTTTCATCCATCTTATTTGTTGAGATTTCCTTCAAAAGAAATCAATAAACCTTACCATTTAACTTTGAAAGACTTAGAGAATGTAAGTAGTAAACTATATGCCTTATAA
- the ispG gene encoding (E)-4-hydroxy-3-methylbut-2-enyl-diphosphate synthase, with protein MSLTQSKEVNSLSKRYSTHIERRITRTVMVGDVAIGSDYPVRVQSMINEDTMDVENAYLAIKRLHDVGCEIVRLTVPSLAHAKAVGDIKAKLLENNINTPLVADVHHNGMKIAMEVAKHVDKVRINPGLFVFEKSDPTRTEYTDEEFETIKQTILKRFTPLVEVLKAENKALRIGVNHGSLSERMLFTYGDTPLGMTESAMEFVKICDELDFHNIIISMKASRAPVMMAAYRMIADRLDSEGYNYPLHLGVTEAGDGDYGRIKSTAGIGTLLAEGLGDTIRVSLTEAPEKEIPVCYSILQSLGLRKTMVEYISCPSCGRTLFNLEEVVDKVRNATSHLTGLDIAIMGCIVNGPGEMADADYGYVGKGKGTIALYRRKEEIKRVPEDEGVNALIQLIKDDGKWIDP; from the coding sequence ATGTCATTAACTCAATCAAAAGAGGTTAATAGTCTCTCCAAAAGATATTCAACTCATATTGAGAGAAGGATAACTAGAACTGTAATGGTTGGTGATGTAGCTATTGGAAGTGATTATCCAGTAAGAGTTCAATCGATGATAAATGAAGATACGATGGATGTCGAAAATGCCTACTTAGCAATCAAAAGACTTCATGATGTAGGTTGTGAAATAGTGAGATTAACGGTCCCTTCCTTAGCGCACGCAAAAGCAGTAGGAGATATTAAAGCAAAATTATTAGAAAATAATATAAATACCCCTTTGGTAGCTGATGTTCACCATAATGGTATGAAAATTGCAATGGAGGTTGCAAAACATGTTGATAAAGTAAGAATTAATCCTGGATTGTTTGTTTTTGAAAAATCAGACCCTACAAGAACTGAATATACAGATGAGGAATTTGAAACTATTAAACAAACAATACTTAAAAGATTTACCCCTTTAGTTGAAGTTTTAAAGGCTGAAAACAAAGCTCTAAGAATTGGAGTTAATCATGGATCTCTATCTGAGAGGATGCTTTTTACTTATGGAGATACTCCATTAGGAATGACAGAATCTGCGATGGAGTTCGTCAAAATTTGTGATGAGCTTGATTTTCATAACATAATTATTTCTATGAAAGCTTCAAGGGCACCTGTCATGATGGCAGCTTACAGAATGATTGCAGATAGACTTGACTCAGAAGGGTATAACTATCCCTTGCATTTAGGAGTGACTGAAGCTGGAGATGGTGATTATGGAAGGATTAAAAGTACTGCTGGGATTGGAACTCTTTTAGCAGAGGGATTAGGAGATACCATTAGGGTTTCTTTAACAGAAGCCCCAGAAAAGGAAATACCAGTGTGCTATTCAATTTTGCAATCTTTAGGATTAAGAAAAACAATGGTTGAATACATAAGTTGTCCTAGTTGTGGGAGAACACTTTTCAATTTAGAAGAAGTTGTAGATAAAGTTAGGAACGCTACTTCACATTTGACGGGGCTAGACATAGCAATTATGGGATGTATCGTTAATGGGCCAGGAGAAATGGCAGACGCTGATTATGGTTATGTTGGTAAAGGTAAAGGAACTATTGCCTTATATAGAAGGAAAGAAGAGATAAAAAGAGTACCCGAAGATGAGGGGGTTAATGCCTTAATCCAACTTATTAAGGATGATGGGAAGTGGATTGATCCTTAA